TGTGTAGAGCATCTGTGAGGGGCTTTGAAATTAGGAAATAATAGACTCTGGCCCCTTGCCTTTTAAGGAGCTGAGTCCAGTGTTTAGATGGCATAAAATAGGACACCTGAGAGTTAGAAACAGCCAGCAGAGCAAGTTGAACAAGCAAGTGCATACTGTGTTCAGGGTACTCCTTCCCCCAATGCGATCCGTGGAGGTTGCTGGGTCAGGCTTCCCAAGAAGAATGGGCTGCACTGCTTGGGGTGGCCAGGCATACAGATGCTGGGGGAGCAGGTCACAGAGCGGTTATGTGCAGAGGAAAGCCACCTGAGCCCGAGCAGAAAGCCCCGGCTGCAGAGGACGACAGCTAGTGGAGAGGAAATTTGCTGACTTGTCTTGTTCTCTAGTGGCGTCCTGCAGAAACTCAGGATTCGGGTACCTAGTTTCCAGTGTGCGAGTCCCGTCCTCAcaccctccctctttccctgtgTAATATTTGTTCACAGTTCAAGACCTGAGGATCTCAGTGCTGACAGTCACGTGTGGTTTTGCTGCCCAGTTCCACGGGTGGACTACACTTCCCTCCGGCCTCGGCTGTGTCCGGCAGACATTGGCAGACATCATATCATTAATAGCAACATGTATTTTTATAAGATTTACCTATTCAACACCCCCACTCCCTACCACCTCCATTGGAAATTATAGCTTCTTTAGTGTCCTGCTGGCTACGTGAAAAACAGGAATTTATGTAATAAGCCCTGCACAGCAAACCTTTTcctgtttggaaaaaaatttttttaattgttggcAAAGTTAGGAGACAGCTCTGTTACTCAAAGAGCGACCTGAAATGTCCTCTTGGAAGAATatgtagcataatgttttgataAGTAAGGGATTGCCGTGGGCCTTTTTTGGGTAAATCAAAGTAATGAGTTAGTATATCTATGTCCCACCTGAGTTGGTGAACGCCTCCTGAACTATTGAAAGATTTCATCGTTAGGTGTTCTGCAGACTTGTTAAAAGTGTCCCCCTGATCGCAGTtgcaaataatctgatttaattATGTGTGCTGTGGAGCTGCGACCCCCTCCCCCAGTCAGTGCAGGAGGCCAGGAAGCCACTATCTAGGAAGATCTTCCTTCTTTATCATTAACTAAATGTGACAGGGACAGGAGTCAAGCTTCCTTTCCTCCAGAGATTTCATCATAGCTTATCAGTGTGTCTATTGTGTTAAAGAACAAGATAGTCATGATGGAATATCGTGCAGATGCCTAAATTTTCGTGTATGGAACACGTCGCAGGGTCAGAGGACTCGGCTCCATTCCAGGCTTCCCTCAGGGCAGGCCTGCTTCTTTGCGGAGGAATTCCGGACTGGGTTTGCTGGTGGTGGTGGGCACAGCAGATGAGGCTGTGGCTATGGGAgcgtgcatgtgcgtgtgtgtgtgtgtgtgtaaaacctTCCCAGAGGATTTGGGGTGTCTTAGGGGATTGGAATAGGATGTTAGGGGAATGTAGTATTTGGCCTCTTTTAGGGGTTCTTGTATGGATTTAAAGCCGCCACGTCTTCCTGGAAGCTTCTCTTGAGTTGGGGTTAGATCCAtaggtggggaggaagagagaattcttggaaacaaaagaaatcctCACTGCCATCAGCTTACACACCTATCCAGCATCCAGGCTGGAGACTCCTGTTCAGGGCCCTGTCTGACCCGCACTCCTTGTGTGCCCTGGCAGAGGGCTTGTCACATAGCTGCTGTGTTGCAATCCTTGGGTGGAATGTAGTACAGAGGGTCAGAGGGCATTTTGAAATGTGGATTTCTTAGCTCTGACTGTCTGGCCTCACTCTGACTTTTGTATCTCCCTTTAGAAAgtgagattcttttcttttctgtttcctacCTTCTTTAACAAGAAAAAACTTGAGCTTATGGTTTGTGTTAGAGCCCCAGCCTTATCCTGCTGTGCAAAGGCTTTGTTCTGGCGCGATGATTGGCACTCAGGCATCTGCATCCCACATCGATGGCATGAGGATGTGGGTGTTCTGGCTGCATCCCTGGGTGACCACGAATTCAGCCAATGCCTTTTTGTGGTCAGGGAGGGGGCCCACAGGGGTTCAGGGAACTTGATCAGCTGAGCCTTGCACCAGTTGGCAGAGGAGGCCAGGGAAGTCTGGGTGCCATGTGCACAGCCCTGTTCCCAGGGATCTAGGACACCCAGAATCTCACTCCTGGACCTGGGATCAGGGACCTGAGCCCAGAGGCTGCTGAAGGAGCAGACAGTAAGAGTCTGCTGTGTGCCCTGTCCTGTGCTAGGGGCAAAAAGCTATAAGACAAGGTCCCTCCTTCTTAGGAGCCCACTTTTCCTCTTCCAGGCTTGTGTCAGAGGCTCTCCGGATGCTGACAGTCTCACCGAGTGTCCAGCAGGGGCATCAAATTGGGGCTTTCTGTTGGCAGCCTGGCTCCACTGCTTCTACTGGAGCTTGGGACCGTCTCCAGCCCCCTTCACCGTGGGTTTGGAGTTGTGGGTTTGTGTCTGTAATACCTGTATGCTGCAGCCGCACCCCAGCGAATAGGAGGAGGGAAACAGGGCTCAGAATGGTGATATCCTGGGCCCCCAAAGTCGGGATCTAATACCTTATTCTCAGGGACTGCTTATCATGTACCAGACACCGCTGAGCAGTTTACATCCTGTAACTCAGTGAATCCATATAGCAACCCTCCAAGGGTCTTTTATCTATCTCTGTTTTACAGTGAGGAAACTTAAGGCATACAGGGGCCGAGCAGTTCACCGTGGTTATGTAGCCAGTGAGCAGCAGAGCCCCCTAAGTCAAAAGCAGTTGGTTTTCTTTCCTAGTCTCCTGGGGTGTACGTGGCGCACTTTGTCATGGAGCTGTGCTTGGCGGATCGAAACCTCAGGCTCTTTGTAGTCTCCACTACTTACTCCCTTCCCAGGTCCTCTTTTTGGCCAGAACGTCACCTCTGATGCAGTGTCATCGAGGTAACTGGTGCATACTACTGGTTAttttttggggaggggggtggcAAACaacacttaaatttaaatttttcccctttttggcAGTTcaactttctaaaataaaaaaaaatgactctttTCCTTATATTTACGTAATGAACTTAAAGGATGTAAATCCATCTagttcttattaatttttaggcTTTTAATTCTTGACTAAGAATATATCCTGCTCATTTCTATCTTCCGTAATCATGTGGGCCCAGAAATATCAAGCTTCTTGGTCTGCGTGAATGGCATATGTGCAATCTGAAGAGAATTGGCAGTAATTTTAGGGTTGATAGAATGGAAGGGTTTTTGATAGTGCCTTGATATGGAGTACTATTTGCATAGCGTTGTAGCTAAGCAAAATTTCAGTAGTTTTAAAACAAGTTCCTGtaatttctctgtaaaatgtaGCTATATAAAAGAAGGTATTTACAATAATGCATACTTAATTTTGTCTCCTCATTAAATTAATATACAgatactattttctgtttttttgctgaggaacattcgccctgagctaacatctgttgcaaatcttccctcttcttttttgcttgaggaagattcaccctgagctaacatctatgccaatctttctctgttttgtgtgtgggttgccaccacagaatggccactgacgagtggtgtaggtctgcacccaggaaccaaacctgggctgccaaagtggagcgcaccgaacctaaccactaggccacaaggccgGCTCCTACAGATACGATTTCTCTTATACTAGTTTGAGCTCTTTTATAGTGGAGTTCTGAACTATAATGACTGTTCAGGTTGAAATCTGTACCATAAACTCTTTTAAAAGGTTACTTGTCTTCCACGTGATGATGTATCTTTGTTGAATAGTAAGTTTTCCAAGTGGAGAAGTATTGCATTCCTAACGTGATGTTTTGCTTTACAGAATTCAATTCGTCATAACCTGTCCCTCCACAGCAAGTTCATTCGTGTGCAGAatgaaggaactggaaaaagtTCTTGGTGGATGCTCAATCCAGAGGGAGGCAAGAGTGGGAAATCCCCCAGGAGAAGAGCTGCATCCATGGACAACAACAGTAAATTTGCTAAGAGCCGGGGCCGGGCTGCCAAGAAGAAAGCCTCCCTCCAGTCTGgccaggagggggctggggacagCCCGGGATCTCAGTTTTCTAAGTGGCCTGCAAGCCCTGGCTCTCACAGCAATGATGACTTTGATAACTGGAGTACATTTCGTCCTCGAACTAGCTCAAATGCTAGTACCATTAGTGGGAGACTTTCTCCCATTATGACCGAACAGGATGACCTTGGAGATGGGGACGTGCATTCTATGTACCCGCCCTCTGCCGCAAAGATGGCTTCTACTCTGCCCAGTTTGTCTGAGATAAGCAATCCTGAAAACATGGAAAATCTTCTGGATAATCTCAACCTTCTCTCATCACCAACGTCATTGACTGTTTCAACCCAGTCTTCACCCGGCACCATGATGCAGCAGACGCCGTGCTACTCCTTTGCACCACCGAACACCAGTCTGAATTCACCCAGCCCAAACTACCAAAAATACACATACGGCCAATCCGGCATGAGCCCTTTGCCCCAGATGCCTATGCAAACACTTCAGGACAACAAATCGAGTTATGGAGGTATGAATCAGTATAACTGTGCACCGGGGCTCTTGAAGGAATTACTTACTTCTGACTCTCCTCCCCATAATGACATTATGACTCAGGTTGATCCTGCGGTGGCTCAAACCAACAGCCGGGTCCTTGGCCAGAATGTGTTGATGGGCCCTAATTCGGTCATGCCAGCCTATGGCAGCCAGGCATCTCATAACAAAATGATGAGTCCCAGCTCCCATACCCACCCTGGACATGCTCAGCCGACGTCTGCAGTTAATGGGCGTGCCTTGCCCCACGCGGTTAACACCATGCCCCACACCTCGGGTATGAACCGATTGGCCCCAGTGAAGACAGCTTTACAAGtgcctctgccccaccccatGCAGATGAGCGCCCTGGGGGGCTATTCCTCGGTGAGCAGCTGCAATGGCTACGGCAGGATGGGCATTCTCCACCAGGAGAAGCTCCCAAGTGACTTGGATGGCATGTTTATTGAGCGCTTGGACTGTGACATGGAGTCCATCATTCGGAACGACCTCATGGATGGAGATACATTGGATTTTAACTTTGACAATGTGTTGCCCAACCAAAGCTTCCCGCACAGTGTCAAGACAACGACACACAGCTGGGTGTCAGGCtaagagtgagtgagtgagcaggTAAGATCACCCCAAGATCAAAAGACTTCCTGAAAACACAACTTAAAAGGGAGGAACACAGTGGCTTTCCAGGTGCCTTCCACACTTAGGACTTTTTGGATTTCAGCTGGCTGCCCCGTGAAGAGGCATCTTTTATCATTCATTCTTTACCCGTTTTGCAgcttataaattttcctcttgaGCTTAAACATGAGGAAGCTTCCTCTAACTGCTTTAAAGATTCTCTTTTGACAGTTAGATGGCTGCATCTTTTTAGtagctcttcaataaatgaatacatttgaTACAAATCAAATATtgaagaggtttttttaaaagtgaaattttccTCATTGAATGATTTCAGAGCTGTGTGAGAAAGCTCTAGCCGCGCCCCCCCCCGCCAAGTATGTCTGTCACTCTATGTTAAATTGAATCGCTTCTAATTTGGCTATattttcattgtgtgtgtgtttttttctagGCTACACTTAAAAGTACTTCAGATTGTCTGACAGCAGGAACTGAGAGAAGCAGTCCAAAGATGTCCTTCACCCCTCCTTTTCgttttcttgattaaaaaaaaaaaaaagcgtttcttttttcctttcgtCAAACTTGGCAGCGAAGACACTTTTCCTGTACAGGATGTTTGCCCACTGTTTGCAGGTTATGTGCTGCTGTAGATAAGGACTGTGCCATTGGAAATTTCATTACAATGAAGTGCCAAACTCACTACACCATCTAATTGCAGAAAAGACTTTTCAGATCCCGGTGTGCTTTCAAGTTTTGTATATAAGCTGTAGCTACAGaattgtatttgtgtgtgtttttgttttttttaaatatccatttgGTCCAAGGAAAGTTTATACTCTTTTTGTAATACTGTGATGGTCTCATGTCCTTGGTAAGTTAAACTTTTGTTTGTACTACCTGTGTTCTGCTGAACTGACGAATCACAAAGAACCAAGTTCCCCATTCTGCACCTCTACTGAATGGCTTTGGACGTGTTCACATTGCCACATAATGAGAACCAGTAGCCTGATGCCAATCTGCTGAATTAATGGACTTGTCActcttttggaaagaaaaaaaaaaaggttaaatgcCAGCCTTGTAcaggtttttctattttttttg
Above is a genomic segment from Equus caballus isolate H_3958 breed thoroughbred chromosome 17, TB-T2T, whole genome shotgun sequence containing:
- the FOXO1 gene encoding forkhead box protein O1 gives rise to the protein MAEAPQVVEIDPDFEPLPRPRSCTWPLPRPEFSQSNSATSSPAPSGGAAANPDAAAGLPSASAAAVNADFMSNLSLLEESGDFQQAPGSVAAAAAAAAVAAAAAAAAATGGLCGEFQGPEAGCLHPAPPQPPPPGPLSQHPPVPPAAAGPLAGQARKSSSSRRNAWGNLSYADLITKAIESSAEKRLTLSQIYEWMVKSVPYFKDKGDSNSSAGWKNSIRHNLSLHSKFIRVQNEGTGKSSWWMLNPEGGKSGKSPRRRAASMDNNSKFAKSRGRAAKKKASLQSGQEGAGDSPGSQFSKWPASPGSHSNDDFDNWSTFRPRTSSNASTISGRLSPIMTEQDDLGDGDVHSMYPPSAAKMASTLPSLSEISNPENMENLLDNLNLLSSPTSLTVSTQSSPGTMMQQTPCYSFAPPNTSLNSPSPNYQKYTYGQSGMSPLPQMPMQTLQDNKSSYGGMNQYNCAPGLLKELLTSDSPPHNDIMTQVDPAVAQTNSRVLGQNVLMGPNSVMPAYGSQASHNKMMSPSSHTHPGHAQPTSAVNGRALPHAVNTMPHTSGMNRLAPVKTALQVPLPHPMQMSALGGYSSVSSCNGYGRMGILHQEKLPSDLDGMFIERLDCDMESIIRNDLMDGDTLDFNFDNVLPNQSFPHSVKTTTHSWVSG